Within the Miscanthus floridulus cultivar M001 chromosome 2, ASM1932011v1, whole genome shotgun sequence genome, the region TATGCTTTGGTGGTGCAGACACCGGGTGAGAAACCTGGCTACCAAATGGCCTATGGATAATGATTTGCATCTCAGAGACTGTAGGTGTATTTTAtaggaagaaaatcaagcgttggAATCAGTTTTTGATTTAGATAGCCGGAGCAATAGAAAATTAAACGTTGGAATCAGTTTTTGATTTGGGTAGCCAGAGCAATGTCATGTTGATTCCTTGGTTGGACTCATGAATCCACACAATGGTTTGGATTCGATGAGTGCCTCGATCCATTGCAGGAGCATTTATGATCGTTGAGATCTGGAGAAAGTGCAACAAATATGCCGTCTGTTCAGCGGCTTGATGCCCTCTGTTCAGCTGTTTGACACGAGAGCCGCGAGGGTGCTCTGAAGATTTTTCTGATGTATATAGGTTGCAGTAGTTGGGCCCATGGTGACGTGGCAGCGTGAGAAGCCAGGAAAATACTTTGGGGGGATCTCCTATTTGGTTATAGAAGATTTGAGTATATATCTCTTCCAAGATTTGTATTAGGAACATGTGTACATCGTTAACCCAATAACGAAAGGTTGCTAAAGGGATTGGATCAGGATACCATCAGACAAGAGGTCACTTTCTGAAGAAATTTATTAATTGGGATGCATGTGTCCAAGATAAAAAACAAAGAAAGAATTCCACACACGTCCCTGTTGCTGTGTCGTCGTTTCCCGGAAAACTACGCTTTCTTAGACGACTATAAAGTATGATTGGACATACAAGATACAAGACAACTCATGTAACAAACGCGATTCAGCTAGGAGAGGCGTGGTAAACTGAGATCGAGCTCACTGGCCGGCGCTCGACACGGCGTCGGCGTACAACACGGAGGCCGCGCTCGGGGACGCCGTCATCCAGGCCGTGCGTGACGGGATTGTCGGCTCCCGCGACGACCTCTACATCACGACGAAGCTCGCGGTCACCGACGCGCACCCCGGCCGTGTTCTGCCGGCGCTCCACAAGTCACTCCGGTTGGTTCTTGCAACACAATCGTCACTCTAGCTATTTGGTTGGTTTGGTTCTTCATGAGAAAAGGTCAAAAACGATGATCTGTTTGCGCATGCATATGGTTCAATTCGATCGTCAGGAACCTGCAGATGGAGTACGTGGATCTTTATCTCATTCACTTTCCGGTGAGCATGCGGCCGCCCGTGGTGGAAGGAGGCCTGGCGGTGGTGAAGGAGGACCTGGTGGAGATGGACATGAAGGGGGTGtgggaggagatggaggagtgCCACAGGCGAGGGCTTGCGAGGGCCATTGGCGTCAGCAACTTCACCTGCAAGAAGCTAGAATACTTGCTATCCTTTGCAAAGATTCCCCCGGCTGCCAACCAGGTGATGATTCCATTCCAACTGGAAAAAGAAGCAAACTACTGTTGAAGACGAGCAACTCTGCAACTGCATGCACGCATTTCTTGGTCAACTACCTTGTAGTGGTAGAAGCATGCAACCCAGGCACACATTAAGCTCGCTCATATAATTAAAGTTATCTGGAAAAACATTGTGTAACCAGTAGAATTCCTAATCATTTACCACAATTCCTTTACAATAGGTCTCATGTACGTAACCTATTTCTCctcgttagagcatctccaaaagacTCTTTATATCCTTCTTAATTGCTATGAATAGatattttggtgaaaaactaacctccaacagtttttctaaaTGGTCATCCAAATATAGTCATCTTTTATTCCGGATTTTTCgatagccaaaaatagaagacgagaatggctctctagagtgcgcataagatatagaaaaactgttagagactgaaaagatatagaaaatgatttttatgcaaatagctctccaaatgatgatttagagagtgtgatttagaaaggctcttggagatgctttTAGCGCGCTTTGTGGCGCATCTTGTAAAACTTCTCCTGCTTAATACAAAGATATGCAAACCTTTTGcatattcaagaaaaaaaaacactaatAAACAATTAGTAATTGTTCGTTCATCTTTTTCTCATTCGGCGAACAGGTGGAGGTGCACCCACACTGCCGTCAGAACAAGCTAAGAGCATTTTGCATGGAGAAAGGAATCCAACTCTGCGCATTCTCACCGCTTGGTGCCAAGGGCACAGCATGGGCTAACAACTCCGTCATGGAGTGCCCTGTCCTCAAGCAGATAGCCCATGAAAAGGGCAAAACCGTTGCCCAGGTAAATATTATGTTGCTATAAGACGAAAAAAATAATATCTATTATCCCTCCAATTTTTTTACATGACAGTTTAGGACAGTTGAATTTATTTTAGAAAGGTCATATATAAAAATGGACAGAGTAGCACACTCTGGCAATGCTCACTGTACAATTACATTACCTTTCCATAGTTTATTATCCTTTTAGTGTAAAAGATTGCTTCCCACTTCGCGCCGCAGCAATAAACTTGAGAAAGGTCATACTTTTAGCATGTGCTTGGTTCCAGAGTTACAGTGGGTTGGGTTGGGTCATATCAGTTTTTGGGGCTGTTTTGTTTGGAGAACATCTGGGTTGGGTTCGCCCCTACTGGGAACATGCTCCATAGATGTGGGTTGACCTGTTCCTCCAAATGTGAGAAACCGGGCGAACCCACTTCGCCTGGGCATCTGGGCGGGGCTGCACGGAGCAGCTGTGTGGCAGCCACAGCGCGCGGAGGAGTGGCAGCGGCGAGCTGCATGGAGACAAGCACGAGCAGCCATGGGCCGCGCTCGCGCGGAGGAAAGCGACCACGTGTGCGCTGGAGCGGCGGGGCGCGCGAGCGGGCTGTGGCGGTTCAAGCGGCAGTAGGCGGCGTCCAAATCAAGCGGTGGCGCGGCTACCGAGTATGTGCTGAGAGGAAGGAGGGGATAGAGATTGACGCGTGGGGCCCATGTGGCAGGATCTCAACCCACGTCCTATATATCTGAGAGCAAACAAGAAACTTTGATGAACCCAATCCATATAAGCAAACAAGAAACGAGTTCACTCCATTTCAAAAAATTAGGAATGGATCCAACTCAAGCCAAGAAGTCCCGTAACCAAACACATGCTTAAAGTGCATTATATTATACAAAAATCTTAGGTGCATGATAGTACAAGCTAAGTGAATGGAAAGATTAAACTTTCGGAACCAATTATTTACAAACTACTTTTCTCCTATCGAGTTGCAGGTGTGCATTAGGTGGGTGTTTGAGCAGGGAGATTGCGTCATCGTAAAAAGCTTCAACGACAAGAGGATGCGAGAGAACCTCGACATATTCGGCTGGGAGCTGACGGAAGACGACCTTCGCAAAATTCGCTGCCTCCCAGAATCGAGGGGAACCTTCGATTTCTTCGTCCATGAGTCCGGGCCTTTCAAAACCGCCGAAGAGTTTTGGGACGGTGAAATCGTTGCTGGCCAATCCGCTAACCAAATTGCTGTCCGTTTGGATCCGACCAGCTTACAGTAACCGGACTTAAATGGATTTCCAATTACACAGTCTTCATCGGTGCGGACAGAGTTCCCACGCTTCTCTGTTGTCGTTGCTCTCTGTCTCCTGCACACATAGGCTTGTTGGGTGAGCAGGCCTGGTACTGAGGTACTCTGACcgcagtagggatgaaaacggattggatacggacggatatcaccgatattacatttgttttcatatttctgtccagattcggattcgaatacggatagtgtcaactatgtcggataggatacgattggatatcgacatcataaatatgcgatttgagtatttggatacggatacggtatcggatgttggatatccggactcaggtacggacagatctcaacccctctaaacagattcgatttcaaatacggtcgaaaaatatccataGCGTTTTCATCCCGCAGCGACACTAGCACGTGTAGCGACCAAATCAAGCTTTGTGGGAGCACTTCTTCACATAACTGTTTGATTGTGTTCCTGGCACGCTCTAGTACACGGAGGTGATTGACTACTACCCGGTGGGTGTTCAGGGACTATACCGCGTACCTCTTCCTGCATCAATTATGAACGACATCGGAAAGCTGACTACATCAACTAGTAAAAGAGGTACCACCGGTGCCTTCCACACTGGTTCTGCCTCTAGGGATGAATTAGGATTGGATTCGCATGGAATCAAAGTCAAGATATCGCTATTTACCACATTTTTATTCGAAATATGAATTTCAATAGCACTATTTACCACATTATTGAATGCGAACACAAAATGGATATCTTGAGTTCGTATTGCCATTCGGATATCTACTACATTTTGACAACATGTATCAATATGCTTATCGATAGTTTTATTTGAAGAAAATCATTATGGATGTAAAGATTTAAAATATGATTATATAACACCTATAGACAACAACAAATCATAAaaatcacatatatattactaaatattttaataattaaatatatcaaaaatCAAGAAACTATGGACAAATATTTATCAACAAATAatttaaaatatataaaaataatttCATCATATATGAATAACTGAAGTGCTTAAAATTAATATGATTATTAGCCATATTAAAATTAATTAGATTTAACCTTGATATATCATTAATAATATTAAAATTAATATAATGTCATTTGTTATATTAAAATTGGTATCATTTACATTATTAATTAGTCATAGATATAAGTTTTAGATGGTTTTATTGGGTACTTTGTTCTTCAATGTTagatatttcatattttttcttttttttttactacGGATCTAGAATCGGATAGTGAAAAATCGTACAAAACAAATTCAGATACACCTATTTAGTATCCATATAGATATTCATATTGACAATAAAACGAATATAGATATTGGATCTTTCAGATACTTTAAATCTAGATCCATCCCTACTACTTTTCTCTAGGTATATCACAGCAACTCTTGTTGCTTTATTTTTTTCATATGGTAACTATAGATATTGGAAGTATGTTAGTCGTATGCAAATTAACAAGATCACCAATGGATATATTATTTGTCACGTATATGCTATTTTTCGGATTAAAATGTGCAGTAATTTGCCTAAATTTCTAGCCATCAAAAACTTTATAGGTACTCCTTTTTGTCCATTGGCTTCGCTACTCCACTTTAGCCAAATGTTTTTATTGTTTAGATTTCAGAATACAAAGAGATCATAAAAAGTCCATATTGTGGTTTATACTGCTACGTGTGTTTTTATGTCGCCACAGGGAAACGATTAGCCCTCTCACTCCTCATGAGGAGTGCATATTGTTGGTAGAAAGTATTGTGGATGTGTACATGTTATTGCCTTGATGCAAAGAGTTATGAGAAACCCTTACtagagtgtaaggaaaatggacctcgGCCCATTTAGTtcggattttggtgtttgatgatcaatgtAACTAAGTTGGACTAAcgtatttgcaagtgtttattttatagTGCAATAGGATGCAAACGCGGATTGGACCAAGATTAGAACGTGAAGAATATGATCAACATTTAAAGGAAGACGCTAGAGGATGTGTGATCAACCTAGAAGTGAAGCTATGAGTCCACTTGGAGGCTATAAAtatgtagcacctagttttaaagaTAAAACCAGATAGACACTATacgtgagcccaggaagtcaagtCTCATATATAgccataaataagggtaatatcaagagacaatacttaaatacataacgtattagtaaaaggaatataacctcagagtatagacagcggaaagtcgactccgatcttcaggcgaagactccaaatccatagggacgactgactggttgaccacaagcatAACTTCTTCAGACTGGCAATCTAGTACCTATCcgagattttcattggatgtaaagcaagtgtaagctcaccatgcttagcaagtatatcaaaggaatctatgaggctcaaaaggtttgacactgtttgactgcggttcgcaattttagttgatcaaattttagcatcttgAATCACTACTtaaatgaacagtcccaattcccaagtgatattaaagtatagtcaagtttatctcaattcccaaccatccaccatccatagtaaccactaaccttgaaggatccagactgctcgtatccgtgagcacggctgttataacaggtcaaatatttctgtagaaattatatatctttacccaccgagccgtgattcccaatgccggggtttgcaaggcccactacacctctacctaggaagtgtggcggggtttcactatgaaacccttagctagttgcactaacaagtcgtagctactaaagagtggcatgcgtgggcaatgcagcacggtacacacatcctagtagaaaaagaaaagatatcctcttacccttactggaagctacaaacgagctagtacaatctagttaataggttaaagtcagagccatatgacacttagGGTTGTACAGagcctcctgggttgccgcttcaggattaagtccttatggagaggcactagagtactcaaccacatactctagccccctatctgttgctaaaaagcttcaaGTTATCAAATTGCGTAATGTCTTTAGTCATGCTTAGCTATTATTTTATGttcagcgctgcagcatctatccaaaatgcacacccaaaccataggtaacaaggatatgtggtacaagtattcatctaggtaaagtccttaaacgtatatcaaattagacacatgcatgaatataaagtgtaataattcataggtacaaggggcctttggtacacttgccttaaataccgatccttcggtaagctttaatcttcaacgtccttcttcttcttctggattgccacgtatatctcaccgactggacataatcgtagaacaccacacaacatccatacacatacatgcatagcatataattgcatctatattagaatagtacaccaatcatagaaaataattaaaagagattgaaatacgattctacgcatcgctacgaacacacagtcacgagaagcactctaatcggagctatgggtGAAACGATACAACTACCAAGAGATTTGCTATATAtgtgaaaaagaaaactataggcttcatttattttaactatataaattcataagatattttataaataatatagattgaattaagtcaattttagatttgaattataaaactaaactaaaacaaatcatattttatttataaaatctagttgcataactGTTAACCATGTTATTTAATaaataacaatatagtaaacactgttactaatgcgtagatttcGTCACTATGAATCTAAcgtaacttgaacggactatttcagagttaaaatgaataagttataatttaaacaagttttcctatagttaaataatagattaaatctacccatgaattttagatattgaaaacatgcctaatagtactataaacatgtagaaaacataaatacggtcctaacacaattcgaacggatcaaatcgaacttaaaatgtaaaagttacgcaagaaataaggttcagtggcatttctgtaaataactcaaactcatttttgaattaaaataattaaaaatatgaatttacatGTTTATTGGACTGCGCGTACTATTTTTGAAAAATAcaaggtctaaagtgaataaaaacaggactgaaaacAATTCTTTTGAACTAATCTGGACTGTGGGTTGATTACTTCAAAACGCGGGGGCTAAACTGCAAAACGGGCACGGCTGACCGCGTGTTGACTGCGTGTTGCTGACTAGGAAAACACATGGTGGTGTGTGAGTGGCGTGGTGCACCACACGTGCGTGGGCGCGCGCTGACGCGGCACTATGGACCGAGTCCACGGCCCATGGTGGACCGGTTATACACCGAAACGATGCGATTTAATCGTGGCTGTCTGTGCGAATCTAACGGCGCGAAGTGAACGTGAGGTCCCCCGCCGCTGCTCTGTGCCTCCGgcgagcccgccatggccggcggcaagacGAGCTCGGCGACGGATGCTGGTACATCGATTCCGACCATCCTGATTGAAACCAAACACACTAAAGTGAACTACATGCGCTCGCAAACTCGCTAGGGTACCGCAACAGGGATGGGGAGCACGTTGGGGCGACGGTCCCCACGGCAGTGCCATTGCCGGTGTGATGGGAGCTTGCTGATACGGCACTCCAAAGCATTATTCAACGAAAGGAGAGCATGGGTAGGtggaggagctcaccgcgagGTCACAGGAAGTGGTCGCGACATCTGGGAGGGCTCCAAAGGCTGGGTCAACGGCGGCGGcgactggagagagagagagagggtgagggTGAATCCGAGCGATCCGTAACCAAAACCAAGAAGTGAGGGCACCTACGGCTACGTCGGGTCATGGAGGATCTTCGAGGTGCGTCGGCGACGTGGATTGGGCACCGGAGCGGCGGATTGCAGAGCGGCGGTGCGAGCTTGAGCGGCGAACGGAGAAAGGAGAGGGGGAGGGGGTCCGGCTCGGGCTTTATAGGTAGGACGAGCTTTGTagatggaaggggagcggggTGCTGGGGAGGATTGGTCACCTTCCATGTAGGCACGGCGCCGTCGACTTGCCATCTTGGCGTGCGCCATCGGCGGGGCGGAGGAAGGAAAGAGCGTgcggggaagaaaaggaaagggaggGAGGTGGCACTGATGGGCGGGACCGGCGACGCAGTGAAAGGGGAAAAGGGGCGAGCGGGTGCGGCGCTGAAGGCTGAGGCAGGCGCGCTGAATGGGCCGCGTGCGGGTGCGGACGTAGGCGCGCGGGGCGGGCCACCGAGCTGGCCATGCGTGGGAGAAGGAGGAAAGGAGGAAGGGCGCGGAACTGGGCCGCCAACGGACTGAGGCCGGGAAGGGAAGAAAGGAGAGGTCGGGCCAGTTCCTGGGCTGGgccaaaaagaagaaaagcaattttttttcaaaatcaaaacctttccatttctagttttcaaatcccaaGCCAacactataacacaacataccTTTGCCGACACTTTTTACAGTGGACAAAGGGTACCTTTCCCGACAGATAACCTCTCGCGAAAGGTTTTACCGACAGTTTAGAAACAGTCGCGCTATAAGCCGTGGGCAAAACTTTCGCCGACAGTTAAAGGAATCGCCGACACTTTTTGTGTTGCCAAATGGGGAACCTACGCCGATagttgaaacctttgccgacagttaaccctttgccgacagttaagacctacgccgacagttTAAACCTTTTCCGACCGTTTGTGTGTTGGCGAAACCATTTTTAAGGTATTTTGTGAATCATGCCCTGTCCAACGACTAAACTATCGACAAAATTGTACTgcagatatagatataaatacaatttgaataatttgacaaatccactGTTATTCATATAGAAGGAAAATCCCAATTCTTAGGAGCTAGATAGAGTTGATTCATTTTCGGAAAACAGTGTTCTCATCAGGTCTGCAAAACATGACATAGACGTTCTGAACTTGAGACAACTAACAAAAAAAGCCAGAGTAATATTTAATAGGCCACACATTTCTGCAGAGGGACCATCCATGAGAATGCTCTAAGCTGCAGCGCCCTTGCCCTTCTTGCGCTAAAGCGTCTTCATGTAGAACTCAAGCTCTTTACCCTCATGAATGTACCTGTTATACAAAAAAAGAAAAGTGTATTGTAAGGAGCTACCTgcaaaataaaaataatttttgtaTCATAAAAAATCATGGATTTAACAATAAATTGCACGATGGTGCGAAATAGCACACTGCATAAAGGTTATATATTATAATTATCAAAGTAGCTAAACAGAGCAAGATGAAGGATTAGATTTTCCAAAGCAATTCCACTATTTTTCTAGAATTACCCACTTGACAATCAACGGTTAAAATGACACACTTTGTACAATGGTGGAATTGCCATACTCATTTTGGGATTACTTATGATTTTCCTGGCACTACTATATGACATTTTGCTGTACTATAGTCAGAAATTTAGACTACCACTAGGCCAGGCTTCAATCTGAATGAGAAATTAGGAAGATAGAAAAAGAACATTCCAGGCTCCTAGTACATGTACCTTCATTGGCTTCTTGAAGGCACCTACAAATTCACATGATAGCTGTGGCCACAGCTCAGCTTCCCAGTTTCCTCGTTTGCTTCAAACTCTTCCTGAAAATTGAAATGGAATCGATGGCTACACATCAGGTGCCGAGTAGAGGTGCAGGAAGTGAGGagggaaaagagaaagagaaggggcaTACTTGACAGATGCTACATCTCCTATCCATTTCTGTACAAAAATGGTTGGGGTTGAAGGCGGAGTACTTGACCATCCTAAGGCTTTGAATGATCTCGTCTTCACGAAGCCCTGTACTTACATGTCCAATCCGGTCCTCAAGATCGAGCAATTCCTGTCAAGTGAAACAGTGAGCGATGATGAAGGCATAAAATCTTCTGTTTTATTTTACATGGTATGCAGTGAGAAGATACGTCATATGTCATGTTGTCAACATCGAGGCGCCAATCCTGATACTGATCATAAATACCCATTCTTCCCAATAATATCCTTGTTCGGAACATCATCTGCAAGTCACAAATAAGAAGTTCGAAAAATTAAAGAAGAAAACACAGCACCTAAAAAAACACTGACTAAAGACATCAACAGGTTCAGTAGGGGCTCCTGAGCCCCTcctgttccctcaaaaaaaagACATCATCAGGGATCTCCCCTAAAAAATACTGCAGGATCTACAATGCACATGGATGACGGGGTGGAAGCACACCAATAGCCAGGTGTCGATCTCCTCGGTGTGTGCGTTCTACGGACTAAAATACCATGTGTATAGAACAAGTACATAGGGCTACATACTAAAATACCATGGAAATAGTACTGTTAACTCCTTTACCTGAACACCTAAGTACTTCAACCAATAATTGCAGCACTATAATGTAATAACAAAGAGCACCTTTCACTGACAAAAATGCTAGTTCACATTCTATATTACCTTCTTATACAGCTAATTAACACCTACTGCTACTATAGAACGAACCTACTTGAACACAACACCTAATTTTAATCATTGGTAATGTGTGTAATCCATTGCCACTGGCTCATTCCAGAAAGCTCGGTAAACAGCAAAACAAGCAACATTTCAGCAACATGGCAGTTAACCGAAAGAATCAGCAACATGGTTGTTCAGCTCAGCACAATGATTCAACATTGATGCATATAACCAGAACTCTGCATCTACACTCAAAGTCCCACCTGACCACCAACAAACTTATCTATTCCTGAGCCATGTTCTCCTATTACGGTATCACCTGCCGTCATGTGAACCCCTCATATCTGTGGCCGTTTCCTCAATGGGTACATTACCAGcaagtagagtagagtagatagCATGGGGTACCACACACTTCCCAAGGTGCAGCCTGTTCTTAGCTACTGGATGTTCAACTCTAATAGAAAGTC harbors:
- the LOC136539233 gene encoding deoxymugineic acid synthase 1-B-like translates to MEYVDLYLIHFPVSMRPPVVEGGLAVVKEDLVEMDMKGVWEEMEECHRRGLARAIGVSNFTCKKLEYLLSFAKIPPAANQVEVHPHCRQNKLRAFCMEKGIQLCAFSPLGAKGTAWANNSVMECPVLKQIAHEKGKTVAQVCIRWVFEQGDCVIVKSFNDKRMRENLDIFGWELTEDDLRKIRCLPESRGTFDFFVHESGPFKTAEEFWDGEIVAGQSANQIAVRLDPTSLQ
- the LOC136539234 gene encoding probable E3 ubiquitin-protein ligase HIP1, which codes for MMFRTRILLGRMGIYDQYQDWRLDVDNMTYDELLDLEDRIGHVSTGLREDEIIQSLRMVKYSAFNPNHFCTEMDRRCSICQEEFEANEETGKLSCGHSYHVNL